From the genome of Candidatus Electrothrix communis, one region includes:
- a CDS encoding glycoside hydrolase family 16 protein — translation MLFSDDFNQDAVDTDKWHLSFWEGGILGTTTFKESPLPEIKDGNIIITVESYNPEDGFSGDYFYGTDLKTVKLIPLTRGYVHIKVRAKMDSAIPGIVGGIFLFAFRPESMMLHDEIDFEFVTSKPDLIMTNSYSNEPLGAGHPQVAFYESGTITDYHVYEIKWETDKVSWFVDGNLIRVETKHVPAIPMEMHFNAWVPDSEWEQAYNPELHPAATADSNQIFGMIVDSIEIRTTPNLAPILYLLLEKR, via the coding sequence ATGCTGTTTTCTGATGACTTTAATCAAGATGCAGTCGATACGGACAAGTGGCATCTTTCTTTTTGGGAGGGGGGAATACTCGGTACAACAACATTTAAAGAGTCTCCTCTTCCAGAAATAAAGGATGGTAATATTATTATTACGGTCGAATCCTATAACCCGGAGGACGGTTTTTCAGGAGATTATTTTTATGGCACGGATCTGAAAACCGTTAAACTTATTCCGTTAACGAGAGGATATGTCCATATTAAAGTCCGCGCCAAAATGGATAGCGCAATACCGGGTATTGTCGGAGGAATTTTTTTATTCGCTTTTAGGCCCGAAAGTATGATGCTGCATGATGAAATAGATTTTGAGTTTGTTACTTCTAAACCAGATTTGATAATGACCAATAGTTACAGCAATGAACCTCTCGGGGCCGGGCATCCGCAAGTTGCATTCTATGAGTCAGGGACAATAACCGATTACCACGTATATGAAATTAAATGGGAGACGGATAAGGTGTCTTGGTTTGTGGACGGTAATTTGATCAGAGTAGAAACAAAGCATGTGCCAGCTATCCCCATGGAGATGCATTTCAATGCCTGGGTCCCTGACTCGGAATGGGAACAGGCGTATAATCCTGAACTCCATCCCGCAGCAACAGCGGATTCCAATCAAATTTTTGGGATGATTGTTGACTCAATCGAAATCAGAACGACACCTAACCTGGCGCCTATTCTGTACCTTTTGCTTGAAAAGCGATGA
- the radC gene encoding DNA repair protein RadC: MQNNTTISLPVTTKDPPGSSTGHRQRLRDKFQEKGIEALTDTEVIELLLTFGTPRSDCKQAAIDALAKFGSLPEVLDASPVLLKKIKGMGPKNIFALQFVQGVARRYLRQRIQKKSYITSSKDVADYLIHALRGLRHEVFMVVYLDASHAVIDSEILSQGTINVNTVYPRELIKSALAHHAVSLVVAHNHPSGSLRPSTQDEQLTRTLYLMCSFMNITLLDHLIIGAGETVYSFADHGLMTAVQQDCAEIRSRLA, translated from the coding sequence GTGCAGAATAACACAACAATATCCCTACCCGTGACAACAAAAGATCCCCCCGGAAGCAGCACCGGCCATCGCCAGCGGCTCCGGGATAAATTTCAGGAAAAGGGCATTGAAGCCCTGACGGATACAGAAGTCATTGAGCTCCTGCTGACCTTCGGCACCCCCCGTTCCGACTGCAAACAGGCGGCGATAGATGCCTTGGCAAAATTTGGTTCCCTGCCTGAAGTGCTGGATGCCTCTCCGGTGCTCCTGAAAAAAATCAAAGGCATGGGCCCGAAGAATATCTTTGCCCTCCAGTTTGTCCAGGGGGTCGCCCGCCGTTATCTGCGCCAGCGGATTCAGAAAAAGAGCTATATCACTTCGTCTAAGGATGTGGCTGATTATCTGATCCATGCCCTGCGGGGGCTTCGGCATGAGGTATTCATGGTTGTCTACTTAGATGCCTCCCATGCCGTGATCGACAGTGAAATTCTCTCCCAAGGCACCATCAATGTAAACACGGTTTATCCCCGCGAACTGATTAAGTCGGCCCTGGCCCATCATGCCGTCTCTCTTGTGGTTGCCCATAATCACCCTTCAGGCAGCCTTCGGCCTTCGACCCAGGATGAACAGTTAACCCGCACCCTGTATCTGATGTGCTCGTTCATGAATATCACCCTGCTGGACCACCTGATCATCGGTGCCGGAGAAACCGTGTACAGTTTTGCCGATCACGGCCTGATGACCGCTGTCCAGCAGGATTGTGCTGAGATTCGCTCTCGCCTCGCCTGA
- a CDS encoding glycosyltransferase family 2 protein, giving the protein MKLPVRPMSLAIIIPVYNHGKQIGEVVRKARQLNFPIFVIDDGSTDTTSEVLKTLDGITVLRHSENQGKGAALLTGFKAAEAQGHDWAVSLDGDGQHQPEDAENLLQAVQNSERCLVIGRRQGMEENANVPWTSRSGRGFSNFWVWAAGGPLLADSQSGFRLYPLPEALHLDVQARRYQFEVEILVKARQQGLAVKEVPIRVVYQPKGVRVSHFQPWLDFRRNSVTFSVLIWKRIFRALRR; this is encoded by the coding sequence ATGAAATTGCCTGTACGTCCCATGTCCCTCGCCATAATTATCCCGGTCTACAACCACGGCAAGCAAATAGGCGAGGTTGTCCGTAAGGCCCGACAACTCAATTTCCCGATCTTTGTGATTGACGACGGCTCCACCGACACCACCTCGGAAGTCCTGAAAACTCTTGACGGCATCACCGTCCTCCGCCACTCGGAAAACCAGGGCAAAGGGGCTGCTCTCCTCACCGGTTTCAAGGCGGCAGAGGCACAGGGGCATGACTGGGCTGTCAGCCTAGATGGCGACGGGCAGCATCAGCCGGAAGACGCGGAAAATTTGCTGCAAGCAGTCCAGAACAGTGAACGCTGCCTGGTCATTGGCAGACGGCAGGGCATGGAAGAAAACGCCAATGTCCCCTGGACCAGCCGCTCTGGACGCGGTTTTTCCAATTTCTGGGTATGGGCCGCAGGCGGCCCGTTGCTGGCAGACTCCCAATCCGGTTTCAGGCTCTATCCACTCCCGGAGGCCCTGCACCTGGATGTTCAGGCTCGTCGCTATCAGTTCGAGGTGGAAATCCTGGTCAAGGCCCGACAGCAGGGACTCGCCGTTAAGGAGGTCCCCATCCGGGTTGTTTATCAGCCCAAGGGCGTACGGGTGAGCCATTTTCAGCCCTGGTTGGATTTCCGGCGCAACTCCGTAACCTTTAGTGTTTTGATATGGAAAAGGATTTTTAGGGCGCTGAGACGATGA
- a CDS encoding molybdopterin molybdotransferase MoeA, which produces MMKNNSPALAYSLQEAHAAIAAELSPLEQEQVPLAQALGRILAASVFADRPKPSYNQSTRDGFALAEQPHSADELSAEFQLNGEVAAGCLEQRQVQPGQAYRIMTGALVPCGAVRVVPFEICQEKGSRLSVPREELAREQLYIRHQGKDIKQGQQLVAAGTRLCPDHLLLLAENGSQEIRVYRCPRVAVICTGSELVKSGGELLPGQKISSNGVLLAALLQQEGCHLVRSVTVGDDADMIMTRIQQVLARDKPDLLISTGGMGPGKFDLMEQVVARLGGKPVYNRLKVRPGKATLFALIDKTPLFALPGPPPAVRLLFHELVVPGLHRLQGLPENDITSSGLTSNGLVDAILTEPMGIRQTGHLALKNAVATLCGGRVQVRPAGKLEPMNAIIHLTYKAAEKAGRGETEKNQQVKIRLVGPLSSLVAENGVNK; this is translated from the coding sequence ATGATGAAGAACAACTCTCCCGCTCTTGCGTATTCACTTCAGGAAGCCCATGCAGCCATTGCTGCCGAGCTGAGCCCCTTAGAACAGGAGCAAGTACCTCTTGCTCAAGCCCTGGGACGCATTCTTGCAGCTTCCGTTTTTGCTGACCGCCCTAAACCCTCCTATAACCAATCGACCCGAGATGGTTTTGCTCTTGCCGAACAACCCCATTCCGCTGATGAGTTATCTGCTGAATTTCAGCTGAACGGTGAAGTTGCTGCCGGTTGCCTTGAACAACGGCAGGTTCAGCCTGGACAGGCGTATAGAATTATGACCGGAGCTCTGGTGCCTTGCGGCGCGGTCCGGGTTGTGCCCTTTGAGATTTGTCAAGAAAAAGGATCGAGGCTTTCTGTACCGCGAGAGGAACTGGCCCGAGAACAACTATACATTCGCCACCAGGGAAAAGATATTAAACAAGGCCAGCAATTGGTTGCTGCCGGAACCCGGCTTTGTCCCGATCATCTGCTTCTGTTGGCAGAAAATGGTTCTCAGGAAATTCGGGTGTATCGATGTCCCAGAGTGGCAGTAATCTGTACCGGCAGTGAACTGGTAAAGAGTGGAGGGGAGCTCCTCCCTGGCCAAAAAATATCCAGTAACGGAGTGTTGCTGGCCGCCCTGTTACAGCAGGAAGGTTGTCATCTTGTGCGATCGGTAACGGTGGGGGATGATGCGGATATGATTATGACTCGTATTCAGCAGGTACTGGCCCGAGACAAACCGGACCTGCTGATCAGCACGGGCGGTATGGGACCGGGGAAATTTGATCTAATGGAACAGGTCGTTGCCCGCCTTGGCGGAAAACCTGTGTATAATCGCCTGAAGGTACGTCCCGGCAAAGCAACGCTGTTTGCTCTGATCGACAAGACCCCGCTCTTTGCTCTCCCCGGCCCGCCGCCTGCGGTCCGCCTCCTTTTTCATGAACTTGTTGTTCCGGGATTGCATCGTCTCCAAGGTTTACCGGAAAACGACATAACCTCTAGCGGATTAACTTCTAACGGATTAGTGGATGCGATCCTGACAGAACCTATGGGCATTCGTCAAACCGGGCATCTTGCTCTGAAAAACGCGGTGGCGACCTTATGCGGTGGTCGCGTACAGGTTCGTCCGGCAGGGAAGCTTGAGCCGATGAATGCGATCATCCATCTTACGTACAAGGCAGCTGAAAAAGCCGGGCGTGGCGAAACAGAGAAAAACCAGCAGGTGAAGATTCGGTTGGTCGGTCCCCTCTCCTCTCTCGTAGCGGAAAACGGTGTCAATAAATGA
- a CDS encoding lysophospholipid acyltransferase family protein, giving the protein MNGFWYRVVVWTSRIFGSWFFALVARIIAAGYFLFSRNMPESRRFYAALYPERSKIYHLWCTFQQYQHFTTIHFDRLLLNGSRPVDFTSQGWENLEAVIGKQGGILLMSHLGNWEMAATLLKRQKEDLRLLLYMGVKEKEGVERIQKEDLRRSGVTIIGVDQGENAAFSAVEGIRFLQSGGLVSLAGDRLWRHDQRRLRVTFLGHDAYIPEAPFIFALVSGSPLFAFFTFRTGKSSTFTLSDPITVQAQSRQDRAAAINRAAQQYADLLEQALRQHPFEWYHFERFIY; this is encoded by the coding sequence ATGAATGGTTTTTGGTATAGAGTGGTTGTTTGGACATCCAGGATTTTCGGCTCCTGGTTCTTCGCCCTTGTCGCCCGGATTATCGCTGCTGGCTATTTCCTTTTTTCCCGAAACATGCCGGAAAGTCGCCGCTTCTACGCTGCCCTGTATCCAGAACGGAGCAAAATCTATCATCTCTGGTGTACCTTTCAGCAGTACCAGCATTTTACCACCATCCATTTTGACCGGTTACTGCTGAATGGATCCCGTCCCGTTGATTTCACTTCCCAGGGCTGGGAAAATCTGGAAGCGGTGATCGGCAAACAGGGTGGCATCCTCCTGATGTCCCACCTCGGTAATTGGGAAATGGCCGCCACCTTACTCAAACGGCAAAAGGAAGATCTCCGTTTGCTGCTCTATATGGGGGTCAAGGAGAAAGAAGGGGTGGAGCGCATCCAGAAAGAGGATCTGCGCCGATCTGGGGTGACCATTATCGGGGTTGATCAGGGAGAGAACGCGGCTTTTTCCGCTGTGGAGGGGATTCGTTTCCTCCAATCCGGCGGGCTGGTGTCCCTGGCCGGGGACAGGCTGTGGCGGCATGATCAGCGCAGGTTGCGGGTGACCTTTCTCGGGCATGATGCCTATATTCCGGAAGCGCCGTTTATCTTTGCCTTGGTTTCTGGTTCGCCCTTGTTCGCCTTTTTCACTTTTCGCACAGGAAAGAGCTCTACCTTTACCCTGTCCGATCCCATTACTGTGCAGGCCCAATCTCGGCAGGACAGGGCCGCAGCCATCAACCGGGCTGCTCAGCAGTATGCTGACTTACTGGAGCAGGCCTTACGGCAACACCCCTTTGAGTGGTATCATTTTGAGCGCTTCATTTATTGA
- a CDS encoding YggT family protein — MFMLGNFLLALAKLVNVAFTAYIWIVIGRAIISWVNADPYNPIVRFLVQATDPVLERIRRYVPPMGGLDLSPMLLIFGLVFLQSFIVPTLTQIGMSLH; from the coding sequence ATGTTTATGCTCGGAAATTTTCTACTTGCCCTGGCCAAGCTTGTTAATGTCGCTTTTACCGCCTATATCTGGATCGTCATTGGCCGGGCAATCATATCCTGGGTCAACGCAGACCCGTATAATCCTATTGTCCGATTTCTTGTCCAGGCCACCGATCCGGTCTTAGAAAGAATTCGCCGTTATGTTCCCCCCATGGGAGGGCTTGACCTGAGCCCTATGCTGCTCATATTTGGTCTTGTTTTCCTGCAAAGCTTTATTGTACCGACCCTGACCCAAATAGGAATGTCTTTGCACTGA
- a CDS encoding DUF167 domain-containing protein: MPYLQTRPDGSLLLSLYVQPRSGQNAIVGLHGDAVKLQLNAPPVDGKANKAVIAFFAKALKIPKSAVTLRSGLQSRMKKILLTGVDEEQVRGLIE, from the coding sequence ATGCCCTACCTGCAAACCCGGCCTGACGGCAGCCTTCTGCTCTCTCTCTACGTGCAGCCCAGATCCGGTCAAAATGCAATCGTCGGCCTGCACGGCGATGCAGTAAAACTGCAACTTAATGCGCCTCCAGTGGATGGCAAGGCCAACAAGGCGGTTATCGCCTTTTTTGCAAAGGCATTAAAAATCCCCAAATCGGCTGTAACCCTTCGAAGCGGCTTGCAGAGTCGTATGAAAAAAATTCTGCTGACCGGGGTGGACGAAGAGCAGGTCCGTGGCCTGATTGAATAA
- a CDS encoding alcohol dehydrogenase catalytic domain-containing protein translates to METEVVVVHAERAPMEGVADPGPHQIYKNPQVSVEKRTLQKLDSDEIRVQMLYAGICGTDVHLAERIPETGYIRSSAPAEIPPEGRVIGHEGVGRILETGSNIRHLHAGAIVTFESIIVCHYCDVCRKGQFNQCRNAKLLGLEKDGIFGTTVDIAAMLAHDVTDLVKSDQDLQSAACVEPAGVAYVACQNTHIKGGDSVVIFGAGPIGLFVAIFSKLIFGASSVHIVEPVPFRRQFARKWCDYVYTPKEFFSAPPPGVDVVIEASGFLDNVNKVFRQINANGRIAFLARSGMPLTLDAMDHMITNAIQLIGSRGHLCGAFTDILRLYREGKIPLHEVVTTVLNGPVELADFMQSPDKIFSENCKVLVRLG, encoded by the coding sequence TTGGAAACAGAGGTTGTCGTCGTTCATGCGGAAAGAGCCCCTATGGAGGGGGTTGCCGATCCCGGCCCGCATCAGATATATAAAAATCCCCAGGTCTCTGTCGAAAAAAGAACCTTACAGAAGCTGGATTCGGATGAGATCAGGGTGCAGATGCTCTATGCCGGTATCTGCGGCACAGATGTGCATTTAGCGGAACGAATCCCGGAAACCGGATATATTCGAAGTTCGGCCCCTGCTGAGATTCCACCTGAAGGAAGGGTTATAGGTCATGAAGGGGTCGGCAGGATCTTGGAAACAGGCTCCAATATTCGCCACCTGCATGCCGGAGCCATTGTTACCTTTGAATCCATTATTGTCTGCCATTATTGCGATGTCTGCCGGAAAGGGCAGTTTAACCAATGCCGTAATGCAAAATTATTAGGGTTGGAAAAAGACGGCATTTTTGGGACAACCGTGGATATCGCAGCCATGCTGGCCCATGATGTTACCGATCTGGTGAAGAGCGATCAGGATTTGCAAAGTGCGGCCTGTGTGGAACCTGCCGGAGTCGCCTATGTGGCCTGTCAGAATACCCATATCAAGGGCGGAGACTCTGTGGTTATCTTCGGAGCCGGGCCTATCGGTTTGTTTGTCGCCATATTCAGTAAGTTGATTTTCGGAGCCTCTTCCGTGCATATTGTTGAGCCGGTGCCTTTTCGTCGACAATTTGCCCGCAAATGGTGTGATTACGTCTATACGCCAAAGGAATTTTTTAGCGCTCCTCCGCCGGGAGTTGATGTGGTCATTGAGGCATCCGGTTTCTTAGACAATGTGAACAAGGTTTTTCGTCAGATCAATGCCAACGGTCGCATAGCCTTTCTGGCAAGAAGCGGAATGCCGCTGACCCTGGATGCAATGGATCATATGATCACCAATGCGATTCAGCTTATCGGCTCCAGAGGCCATCTCTGTGGAGCCTTTACAGACATTCTCCGTCTGTATCGAGAAGGTAAAATACCCTTGCACGAAGTTGTCACCACGGTATTGAACGGTCCAGTAGAGTTGGCAGATTTTATGCAAAGTCCGGATAAGATTTTCAGTGAAAACTGCAAGGTTCTTGTCCGGCTGGGGTGA
- a CDS encoding bifunctional riboflavin kinase/FAD synthetase, giving the protein MQLYRNTQEIKRPFKRPVVTIGNFDGVHLGHQLLFHEVAIRAKRTGGTSVAITFDPHPLKVLRPDGIRLISTTRQKIELIRMAGIDVLVILPFDEQFAKTTATDFVNNILCDTIGVHELVVGYDYAFGRGREGNIDFLRGQGEQKGFPVTVVEAHYEEEMLVSSTRIRELVMEGRMSEVRNLLGRCYHIHGEVQRGKQRGGAEIGFPTANLKLSEEDLCPKKGVYVTQVLYGGKMYGSVTNIGYNPTFGENELVVETHIFDFNKDIYGQPIRLNLLRYLRGEMKFNSIEELSAQIQKDVATAKQVLAEAAKERVLSCEERFNSLTE; this is encoded by the coding sequence ATGCAGTTGTATAGAAATACACAAGAAATCAAAAGACCCTTTAAACGCCCAGTGGTCACTATCGGCAATTTTGACGGAGTACATCTGGGACACCAATTGCTATTTCACGAGGTGGCGATTCGGGCCAAGCGTACCGGCGGCACCTCGGTGGCTATCACCTTTGATCCGCATCCGCTGAAAGTGCTGCGACCGGATGGAATCAGACTTATCTCAACGACCCGGCAGAAAATCGAGCTGATCCGCATGGCCGGAATTGATGTTTTGGTCATCCTTCCCTTTGATGAGCAATTTGCCAAGACGACAGCCACTGATTTCGTCAACAATATACTCTGTGACACCATAGGGGTCCACGAATTGGTGGTCGGGTACGATTATGCCTTTGGCCGGGGTAGAGAAGGAAATATTGATTTCCTCCGTGGCCAAGGAGAACAAAAAGGCTTTCCGGTCACCGTGGTGGAAGCCCATTATGAAGAAGAAATGCTGGTTTCCAGCACCAGGATACGGGAACTGGTCATGGAAGGGCGAATGAGCGAAGTGCGCAATTTACTCGGTCGCTGCTACCATATCCACGGCGAGGTGCAACGGGGCAAACAGCGGGGAGGAGCAGAGATCGGTTTCCCCACCGCAAACCTGAAGCTCTCAGAAGAGGATCTCTGCCCAAAAAAAGGGGTGTACGTGACCCAGGTGCTGTATGGCGGCAAGATGTACGGCAGCGTTACCAATATAGGTTATAACCCCACTTTCGGAGAGAATGAACTGGTTGTTGAAACACATATTTTCGATTTCAACAAAGACATTTACGGTCAACCCATCCGACTCAACCTGCTTCGTTATTTACGTGGGGAAATGAAATTCAACTCGATTGAGGAGCTATCTGCACAGATCCAAAAGGATGTCGCCACAGCCAAGCAGGTACTTGCTGAAGCAGCAAAAGAGCGGGTGCTTTCCTGCGAGGAACGGTTTAATAGTTTGACTGAATAA
- the hemW gene encoding radical SAM family heme chaperone HemW has product MNNLGLYLHVPFCLRKCPYCSFYSLAGRADLHDRYARAISTQLRSFSEEYRDQQRPMTSIFFGGGTPTLLPPETLSRLLADCLAQFPCADGAEISIEVNPATVDAAGLQVLRRAGFNRLSIGVQSLNDVELRQLGRPHSVADAVQTVRMARAAGFDNINLDLMYGLPEQEFHTWLKTLDHAVELQPEHLSIYELTIEAGTPFAQQQEQGRFSLPDEDTVLLMLEKTQQALKQAGLSRYEISNYAKPGCQCRHNINYWQNGEYIGLGVGAVAFLNGTRCTAITDADQFCKCLESEQDVWAEKEQLDREAAFRETVIMGLRMTAGVSLVELTDRFGIKAEIYYSETLHRLIRQDLLHIVQNRLQLTPQGMLLANTVMAELV; this is encoded by the coding sequence ATGAATAATCTCGGCCTCTACCTCCATGTGCCGTTTTGCCTGCGCAAATGCCCTTATTGCAGTTTTTACTCCCTTGCAGGCAGGGCGGATCTCCATGATCGTTATGCGCGGGCGATTAGCACACAACTACGTTCTTTCAGCGAAGAGTATCGTGATCAGCAACGGCCCATGACCAGTATTTTCTTCGGCGGGGGTACCCCGACCTTGTTGCCTCCAGAGACGCTGAGCAGGCTTCTTGCTGACTGTTTGGCTCAATTTCCCTGTGCTGACGGGGCGGAAATCTCTATTGAGGTTAATCCGGCAACGGTTGATGCCGCCGGGCTTCAGGTTCTGCGCCGAGCAGGGTTTAACCGTCTGTCCATCGGTGTCCAATCTTTAAACGATGTAGAGTTGCGTCAACTTGGCCGTCCCCATAGCGTGGCAGATGCAGTGCAAACGGTTCGGATGGCCCGTGCAGCAGGGTTTGATAATATCAACCTGGATTTGATGTACGGGCTTCCTGAGCAAGAATTCCATACTTGGCTGAAGACCCTTGACCATGCCGTGGAGCTGCAACCGGAACATCTTTCTATCTATGAGCTCACCATCGAAGCAGGCACCCCTTTTGCTCAACAGCAAGAGCAGGGCAGATTCTCCCTGCCTGATGAGGATACCGTCCTTCTGATGCTGGAAAAAACACAGCAGGCGCTCAAGCAGGCTGGTCTCAGCCGCTATGAGATATCCAATTATGCCAAACCGGGATGCCAATGCCGCCATAATATCAATTACTGGCAGAACGGGGAGTACATCGGCCTCGGGGTAGGGGCGGTTGCCTTTCTTAATGGAACACGCTGTACAGCGATTACCGATGCAGATCAATTTTGCAAGTGCCTGGAAAGTGAGCAGGACGTTTGGGCGGAGAAAGAACAACTCGACCGAGAAGCCGCCTTTCGGGAAACAGTCATTATGGGGCTGCGCATGACAGCAGGGGTATCTCTGGTCGAGTTGACTGATCGTTTCGGTATCAAGGCGGAAATCTATTACAGTGAGACCTTGCATCGTCTTATTCGGCAGGACTTGCTGCATATTGTCCAGAATCGTTTACAGCTCACCCCGCAGGGGATGCTGCTGGCAAATACGGTTATGGCTGAGTTGGTTTAA
- a CDS encoding choice-of-anchor Q domain-containing protein → MKRQRMYLFFFIVLLAADAGYAQAADITVDGTTCILADAITAANTNANAGGCVGSGSYGNDTIFLTTDVLLTAQLPVITSTIIIEGQGYTIDGNDDSAVGSVLRTSSAGHLTMNKTTITGGNREDNLGGGIYNNGTVILTNVTISGNTAKGGGGIYNNGFATLILTNSMVSGNSTKSANDTFGGGIYNSYGIVTLTRSIVSDNTANNGGGICNGDGTITVINSTVSGNTAYSYCFGTCFGSASAGGIYNYSGTVTLMNSTVSENTAYASSSHGSSYGGGIFNYGTVTLVSSIISDNWAYDGGYEIYSFEGVGTINADNFNLFGTSSRSNAYAFDGFTPGSSDITATSDGTDPTALEAIFLPLADNGGPTLTHALVKGSPAIDLDAGCATGLSEDQRGEPRPVGDGCDAGAFEGTISFSNNGFLPAVYLLLF, encoded by the coding sequence ATGAAAAGGCAACGAATGTATTTGTTTTTCTTCATCGTACTCTTAGCAGCCGATGCAGGATACGCTCAGGCAGCGGACATCACTGTAGATGGCACCACCTGCATCTTGGCCGATGCCATTACGGCGGCCAATACTAATGCAAATGCGGGGGGCTGCGTAGGCAGCGGGTCATACGGGAACGACACCATCTTTCTGACGACCGATGTTTTGCTTACGGCACAGCTGCCTGTGATCACCAGTACTATCATCATTGAAGGTCAAGGCTATACTATTGACGGTAATGATGATTCAGCGGTCGGCTCTGTGCTGCGCACTAGTTCTGCTGGTCATCTGACTATGAATAAGACTACCATCACCGGCGGGAATAGGGAAGACAACCTTGGCGGAGGAATTTACAACAACGGCACCGTCATTCTGACTAATGTTACGATCAGCGGGAACACCGCCAAAGGTGGCGGGGGCATCTATAACAACGGCTTCGCCACACTCATTTTGACCAATTCCATGGTTAGCGGCAATAGCACCAAGAGTGCAAATGATACATTCGGCGGGGGTATTTATAATTCTTACGGCATCGTCACTCTGACCCGATCTATAGTTAGTGACAACACTGCCAATAATGGAGGGGGGATCTGTAACGGTGACGGTACGATCACGGTGATAAACTCCACGGTCAGCGGAAACACAGCCTACTCCTATTGCTTCGGTACCTGCTTTGGGAGCGCCTCAGCCGGGGGCATTTACAATTATTCCGGTACGGTCACCCTCATGAATTCCACGGTCAGCGAGAACACCGCCTACGCCAGCAGCTCCCACGGTAGCTCCTATGGCGGGGGGATTTTCAACTACGGCACTGTCACTCTGGTCAGTTCAATCATCAGCGATAACTGGGCCTATGATGGTGGCTATGAGATTTATTCATTTGAGGGTGTTGGCACTATCAATGCCGACAACTTTAATCTCTTCGGTACCAGTTCCAGGAGCAATGCTTATGCCTTCGATGGCTTCACCCCTGGCAGTAGCGATATTACAGCTACTAGTGACGGCACAGACCCGACAGCTCTAGAGGCTATTTTCCTGCCTCTGGCCGACAATGGTGGTCCAACCCTGACGCATGCCTTGGTGAAGGGTAGCCCGGCCATTGACCTGGATGCAGGATGCGCCACCGGTTTGAGCGAGGACCAACGCGGCGAGCCTCGACCTGTTGGAGACGGTTGCGATGCAGGTGCCTTTGAGGGTACCATCAGTTTTTCAAACAACGGTTTTTTGCCTGCTGTTTATTTACTTTTGTTCTGA
- a CDS encoding rhodanese-related (seleno)protein yields MREIFGLIFVYLLLGATSLLAADEVQFMSAEELKANLNAENISILDARSERGWSNSDVKIPGAIRATWDNFDEWSVSLPKDNTLVFYCSUANERSSARLARRFVSKSFSDVYVLEGGWRKWRVDDLPVEKK; encoded by the coding sequence ATGAGGGAAATATTCGGGCTGATCTTTGTCTATCTTCTTCTCGGTGCGACGTCACTGCTTGCTGCTGATGAGGTTCAATTTATGAGCGCTGAAGAGTTGAAGGCAAATCTCAATGCCGAAAACATATCTATTTTGGATGCTCGATCTGAAAGAGGCTGGAGTAACAGCGACGTTAAAATCCCCGGTGCCATACGGGCAACATGGGATAATTTTGATGAATGGTCTGTTTCTTTGCCAAAGGATAATACATTGGTCTTCTATTGCTCATGAGCGAACGAAAGAAGCAGTGCCAGGTTGGCACGCAGGTTCGTATCAAAAAGTTTTAGCGATGTCTACGTTCTTGAAGGGGGCTGGCGAAAATGGAGAGTCGACGATCTTCCGGTAGAAAAGAAGTAA
- a CDS encoding rhodanese-related (seleno)protein has product MKNFLLLVVAVLLGIGGATQAFSAEIQTISKEELKSKLGSYEYTVLDVRSDHHWSASENKIPGAIRLSGDKLDVWAENFHKNTPLVLYCACEGLGSSGRLVRQLMEKGFTHVYALSGGWTEWLMNSYPVTHK; this is encoded by the coding sequence ATGAAAAACTTTCTACTGCTCGTTGTCGCGGTTTTATTGGGGATAGGAGGTGCTACTCAGGCATTTTCCGCTGAGATCCAAACCATAAGCAAAGAAGAGTTGAAATCCAAGCTTGGTTCTTATGAGTACACTGTTTTGGATGTGCGTAGCGACCATCATTGGAGTGCCAGTGAAAACAAAATTCCTGGAGCGATCCGTCTGTCAGGTGATAAACTGGACGTTTGGGCAGAAAATTTCCATAAAAATACACCGCTGGTCTTGTACTGTGCTTGTGAAGGCCTAGGGAGTAGCGGCAGATTGGTCCGTCAGCTTATGGAGAAGGGGTTTACTCATGTCTATGCGCTCAGTGGCGGCTGGACCGAGTGGCTCATGAACAGCTACCCGGTTACCCACAAATAA